The Haliotis asinina isolate JCU_RB_2024 chromosome 3, JCU_Hal_asi_v2, whole genome shotgun sequence genome segment CGAGGCACCAGTTGGTGATGCAACTGCTCAAAACCAGCAACAGTCATGGTTTTGGATATGGCAGCAGTCATCCACATGCTGCGTCCAGCAGGAGAAGAAACATTCTGTCTATGTGACCCTTAAGGTCATCCATATCTTGAGGCCCAGATAAAGAATGGAACCAAGTGGATTGATTCGGTATGGGATGGCCACCCAGAGAGCAAAAATCTTAAAGACTTACTCATCACTGCCGTGGGAAGGGTTCAAGAACAAGAATTGGTGATGGCAGCACCCTGGTACCAAAACATGAATGGAACAGTGGTTTCCTCAAATGAGGAGAATCAAAGAATTCTTCTCCAAAACGGACATGGATGGAAAGCTCCTTCTGAGTACCCACTCTAGAAATGTGCCTCCAAACCCACAGTGTGACCTTGGTACACGACAGCCATGCCACCACACCGAGGCTGACACAAGAATCATCCCACATCTCTGACATACTGCAGAGCACGGTCACACATCAGCCCATGTTAGCACTGTTGACAGCGATATTGTGATTTTGGTTCTTTGAGACCTCAGGTCTAACAGAGCTCTAGGTAGGATTTTGAAGTTTGTAAAAAGTACAGAGACACACCCAAATCCATGATATGTACTCTCATCTTGGTCCATCAATGTCCTTGGCATTACCCCTCTTCCACAGTCTTATTGGCTGTAACAAAACTTCACATGCTCTTGGATGTGAAAAGAAGACTGCATTCACAACCTGGACAAGTCTACCTGACAAGTCTACCAGACACTAGTGGCCCCCAAAGAAGATCCTGAACATATCGTCATTGAGTCGAGACACATGCAACAGAATGAGAGATTTGTTGTACTGATGTGCAGCAGACGTTGTGGAGCAAGGCACCGTCTTTTCACTTCCGGAAGCAGGTCACTGGAAAACCTCCTGTCTCCTCAGTCTGCGTCTtttcaacatttgaaatgatttcaTCTGCAGACGAGTTTCTTTTGGGAGCAGGCAACCATTGCTTACCAGGAAATCCCCGACTCCAGCGATTGGGGTTGGCAGAAAGCAGACAGCAATACCTGGCAACCTCTGTGGCCCACCCACAGTGATGCTTCAGCAGCATGTTCTATCCTCCTACACTGTGGTTGCAAAAAGGGGAAGGGGTGGGAAAGTGTAAAAAAGTGCAACCATTCTGGTATACGATGTGTCAGTCTGAAGGAGGATGCACAAACACTGACAGTTGCTAGAATAGTTACTATCTATCACTGACAGTCATGTGCAAGTACAATATATACATCCTGTGTATACTATTGTTATGATTCCCTGATTCCCCACTGACTGGATATGTGTAATAGGTAAAACATCTTTGGATTggaacataaatattttttctacATGATTCCCTTTTAAGTCACTGACAATATGGTACCTCTTTGAACTGAACACTGAATTGACAATTCCCAAAGTGAAACTTCAAATTACAATTTTGTTGGGTTTTCTATCATAATTTGAAGTTTTTGGTCAGCTCTCTAAATTGTATATTGGTGATAACTTTTGCCACAAGGGTTGCAGTAAATTGCAAAGCTCTTTTCATTATTACATTATTTGACATGACCATATTCAACTGTAGGGGAAAATCGTAAAAGGGGGTGGCggtcattttgttttttgtccAATGTGGCCGCCACAGGGGGCAGCCATCTTGGCGCCCGTCTGGAATCGAATTAGCATGCCTTAAACTACCTCTGTACCGAATTTGGTGCTTTTGGAAGAATCTGAACCAAATGTCCGGAAAATAGCCTTTATACCCGATGTTTCCCAGGACCAATACCTAATAGGGTCAGGCTACATGCGTTAGCTAATTCGGAATTTAGTTCATGGATTCTGTCACAAGTGAACTCGCCCAGTCAGCATGAAATATTGTACAAAGTCATAAAACGTTACACCCATAGTCACTGTGGCAAGCTATTGTGCATTTTCATCCTCAAATAGAACTTTTCTCGGTGTTAAGTATTTGACCTTGTATTGCGACATCCCGAAACAGTTTGTGGCATTCTGTTTCAAGGCAAGGAAGCGTGGGTTTGTACAGATCGACGCACTGGATCCGTCTGAAGGAATGCTGGAAGAGGCCATGAAAAGTAACCTCTACCAGAGATACATTTGTGATGTTATAGGCGACAATACACTGGACATTGCTAACGGTAAGGGAAAACTGTTTACAATGGCTACAGTGCACACAATGTCAGAGCTGAAGAATGACTTAAGTTTcttgtcgcttttagcaataacccGGCaccagaggacaccagaaatgagcttcacacattgtacccatgtagggaatcgaacctggctcTTCGTCTTGACGAGTCAagagaaagctttaaccacctggctaccccaccgcccgcgacattcgtaactactcgtctcttttcGTGACCTACAAGAGGCAGCTTGCCGGagtgacacgagtagttacgaatgcgcCCCCGACTCATACAGAAAGTAGTCATCTGAATATGAACCAGAAATAATGTGGCCTTAATCTCTACCTGCCTTTTTCACTATTATAATTTTGCACTTAGTTTCATGCATGTTTTGTCGGTTTCGTTAAATGTGATATGTCTTGTATatgatatatcaatatataatgTTACGAAGGGTATTTACAACGGACACAGACTTAGTGACCATGTATTACAGGTGCAGATATTTCTGGTAATTTCAGACACATACACGGTGCTCACATTAGTCAGCTTGACGTCCGAGATCTTGAAGAAACTGTCCGTTAAGTGTTATGAGGAGCTAGTGCGAGTCACGAAATCAGGTTGGTAGAACAACACCGGCAGTTTTATGGGCTTTCACTATGACCACGTAGGTCTAATACCTTGTGTTAACCTGTATATGTATACCAGTTTATGACATTTTGAAAGAAGGAATATTACCTTTTATAACAGGTATTAAAGGGCATAAACTATTATGTTTCTTAACAACTACCGATCACGTTGGATAGAGCATTACGTTTCATAATAACCATAAATCATACAGCTCTGCGTTTCATAACAACCATGTCATTAAGTATAGAGCATTACGTTTCATAACAACCATGTCATTAAGTATAGAGCATTACGTTTCATAACAACCATGTCATTAAGTATAGAGCATTACTTTTCATAACAACCACAGATCATAGAGCATTACGTTTCATAACAACCATAGGTCATAGCGCATTACGTTTTATAACAACCATAGATCTTAGTGTATAGACCATTTAATGTCACAACCATGATAGACCATAGAGTATAGAGAATTACGTTTCATAACCACCGTAGAGTACAGACATTGCGTTTCATAAATCATTAAATTCATATCAACCACAGATCATAGAGTAAGAAACACTGCATTTCACATCGATATGTAATAGAGCAATAACCTTTAGAAGCTACTACGCTTCATAAATCACTAGCTGTTGGGGTTTTAAGTCATTACTTTTGCCActaacatatattttatggGCCTTAAACTATTACGTTTCACAATGATACATATTTCAGTTCATGTACTTTCATAATATCACTCAGCAATAGCAGGTACTTGGGACCATAAACATTACGTTTTATAATACCCATGAGATGAGGTAATTTGGGGCTTCAACCAGTACGTTTCAAAACACCATGGAATTTGTGGTTTCTTAATAGCCAGAAATAACATACATCAACCAGCACTAAAACTGGCACGATGATAGTGCCATATTGAACTTCACCAAACCAGCAACTTTTCGCAACGATGAAGCAGACGCCTTGATTTTAGCTTTCGTCCAACAGCAGTCTGGCTGATACTGAGATATCATCCGATATCCAAGTTCATCCTAACTCCATAAGTCGCTAACAAGCTTTTCCTTTGTTGCGTGCAGGTGGCTACATCCTTATCAACCACTACGACTACATCTTCGATACCGACATCATGAAAGCAAATCTCGCTGACCTGGAATCCCGTGGTCTGTGGAAATTGACAGACCGGCATTATGTAGAAGAACCGCACAATGGGGTGCGTCGGTGTACGTGTATATATCAAGTTGCATAGTCGCCTGTTTGCTTGGGGTAGAGTCAAGGTGACCATTGAAAGTAAAAGTAAAACGACCAATAGTTAAAAGTCACAACGGCAAGTAGAAAACGTGAAACAAATCGGCTATAGGGCAGGGCACTACAGGCTTCCCCTCCTTTGTTGTCATGTTTTGGGGTactggtttgtttttttcttgttttaaaccgcacttagcaatacagttatatggcggcagtatGTACATAATAAGACAGTGATCATCAGCGTGAACACCAATCTACACTaatgggacacaatgacatgtgaactaattcagcgaacctgatcacacgactccgttagtcgcctcttacggcaagtatgggttactgaagaccagttttaatcCGGAACTTCACGGGTTTTGGGGGTAACTTGCGGGGTTGGGGGTGACTCGTCTGGTGAGAAAGTGTTCGATGTCTGGACAACAGGAACCTGCAAGTGACAGTCCTACTTCATCTTGCAATGACAAATGAAATCTGGTAGCTTTCATTGTTCCTGACGAGCGTTCGGAAGTCGAACATGTCAAACTCCTCCCATTGTAGTGAAATGTGTGAGGATGAACCTGTATTCCACCTTTAATTGCCTCTCGAGGAGGCTGGACTTCAGACTAACTGAAAGAACCAGGTATTGTTATACTGCACACTCTGCTAGATATAGTGTTGAACATAGGGCGAAATACGTCAGCTGTGCGACCGTCGCATAATATACCAAACAGCAGGTTTGGAAATAATCAAAAAGGTGTATCTTTtgggccattttgacttttgacgACTGATCGTTTTGACCTCTTGGTCGTTTTGATTCCCGAGTTGTTTGGACTTTAATACAGCATGTTAGCATTAATATGCTATTCATGAATCATGCATGCGCTTGAAGGATAAAATCTTCTGTATCCAGTCTTGGAGTGCTCATGGTGTGTTTTTGAGTTTTCCATTATGTTGCTGCAATCTAGATGGCATGACATTCCGAAAGATCATCATGGATCTGCTGTTTCAATCAGACATATATTCAAGATGAAAGGCCAATATACAACGTGAAGCACCGTAAGCATTGTCTGCAACATATGTTGCTTTTAGTACAACCAAGATACCTACTTCAGACCTATACACGAATAACATCGATGCTCCAACATATTTGGAAAGCAGATCTTGCATGATGAGTTGTATATATTACTTTACTTCGCAAACATGTCGGCTGAAAAGGTTTACTGGCCTGAaattatgggtgagtgagttttgttttacaccacacacaatattaataatatggAGGCCGCAAACTATAACAAATACAACATAGGCAAAACTAGAACAGAATCAAATAAATCTACCCACCATACTATCTTGTCAAGGCAATGAAAATTAAACGTTCACATCATGTGCAACAAAGACGGACCTTGGCTTGCATCTGCTCATTGATGCTGTAATGTCCGATGAGATCTATGTTCATGTGTTTTAACTAGTTAGATAATTTAACACAATCCCACTATAAAACACATGCGAAACTTCTGCATTAGCTTATAGGTTTTGTATGTGTGCTACTCCGGGTATCATAATCATTCAAAAGACCAAAGAATGGCTTGGCAGAAATCTAAAAGTCACCGTGGAATGTGGCCAGTATCGATGAATGTCATAAGTTTGACAATTTCAAATTCTGTGAACTTAAATTCGcttttcaacatttcttcaGTAAAATCCCTGGCAATAAGCCCATCTACCTGTTTCTTTTGAAAtcttgaaacatgtttgtcCAGTTTTAGTGACCTGAGAGTTTGTGACATCCCCTCTATTGTAAGGTCCTTTAGGTGACTGGGCAATGCTTTGGTTTTACCTTTGCGCGGTGGAAGCTTAGGTGTAGACACACTGTCTCTTTCTGTCCTCTGCGCTTTGCTCACACTAACAACGCCTGCATCCACCGAAACAGACTTCGCTCGTGGGGGAAGTGTCGGTTTGCAGGTGGTATCCCCACTGCTTGTACTGACACTCCTAGCGACCTTTGCTACACTCCATCTTTGTGCATTGCCTTctgttttggtggtttttagtttTCTCTGTAGCTCGGATATCAAGGATCCTTTGGGCGGATGTCTCTTGTGGAAGTATGGAGTAGCGTACTTTTCATCATCAGTAGCGTTGTCCTTAGACATGAGAGAGTAGGTGATGTATTCTGTAGGCTCTATGTAGGAATAGATATGGTCCTCTTTATCTACCACGCTGCTGTCAGAAAACACCACGATCTCTGAAATACATAACTCCTCCATACAGTATACCAATATTTACTCCACACTTCATCTAATCCATGACAAAGTGCTTGCATATTAATTATCGGTGGACATGCGTCTTGTTTAAGCGCCTTTGAACAGTTGAACTGGAAATCGGCGGTATACAAATGCTTAGCATAATATGATATAATTAAActtgttttgttcttgtttcaaaCAGCTCGTTGATATTGGTTGATCAGGTCCTCACTTGAATTCATCTAATCATAGGAAGCACTTACTACTCGACATTAAGTTTGTTTCTTGTCTTGCATGGCCGAAcagcaatattctgtttatATCAAATGATCAACATGATGACCATAGACTCATGCAATTAGGTTACGATGACACGCCTCCTCTAAgacagcgagcttgaccacccgagtcccgttagtcgccccttatgacaaacatgggttctCTTTCAACAACTTCTCGAGTAGTGTTGGACTCTTAAATACAGGTTAAACGAGATCATTGCTTCTTGGTGACACCATGAGGACTAGTGACAGACGTACGTGCTTACCTTTATTCCCCATGTTGGGAGGGATCTTGACGTCTTTCAGCGACGCTTTCAGTTGAGAATACAGGGTCTCCCACTCCTTCTCTTCCATCCCGACCACGCCCTTCACCGTGGACACACAGAGATCGTCAATGTACAGCGGAACCACCATCGGGCTCATATCCAGAGACCCTGGGGAATGAGGGAGTAAGTGAGATCTACGGTGCGTTTAGCAGTATTTCTGCATTAACACAACGGGGGACACTAGGATTGCACTTCACCTACAGTACCTACGAGGGGAATCTAACCCGGCTAGTGGCATGACGcacgaacgctttatccactgggCTATCATCGTCTAGCCTTGGGGATACTCGTATTGAACCACTGATCATATGGAAAGAATGCAGTTATCCTCGATTTGAAAATTCAGAATGCCCGTGCGTATATGAACCTTGTTTAATCAGCTTTGCGGGAAGGTTTCCCTTCACTCGTGCTAATATTGTTCGCAAAGCATTGgccatgatgatgatgctatcaACCGTACATAAGCCGTCCGTGGTCAACgtattgaatgtttttatgATAGTGATAGTCGGGAATGTCTATGGACAGATAGCTTTTAGAACCTTTCTGGGATATGTTGTTCGTCTGCGCCGCTCGGAATCGGGGCTCTTTCCAACATTGTCATCGCGGTTCTGGAACCCAGGGGCTGCTGTCAAGGCTCTAGTCTACAGACACCAAAATGGCTCCAACCAACTGTATTGATCTGCAGTGTCTTATGTGTCGCTTTGCTTACTTGCGACGCCTTATGCCCCATTTCTTCATTTAATCCAAAACGCATGCAATCATGTTCTTGAAAATGTTGACATGTCTTGTGTGCACTTGTTTCAACATTGAACCAGTTTAATGACTTTGGTTGTTCAGGTCCTAACTTGAATTCAGCTATTTAAGGTCTTACCTCtttcaacatgttttattcCCTGGGATACGTTGTTCGTCTGCGGAAATGGCTAAGAAACAGATGATTCTAACTTACGCCCGTAGACTCCATTGGCTATCACGAAGGTCTCCTCGTAGACGTGTGACAGGGCGAGATTACTGAGGTCTTTGGCCTTCTGTTCATTAGACCCGATGTAGAAGGCGACGTTTGCTGGGGCGGAAAACCTCACCTGGACTGGCAGTTTGTTCTCCAGGAGGATCTCTTTCATTGTCTGTTCAGGTCCCACTGAAACAAGGTTCGGGATGACAGATCATTTGATAGTACTTaatattaaaatgaaacaatgaaacaatcgcAATAGACGGGGAcgtataacacacacacacacacacacacacacacacacacacacacacacacacacacacacacacacacacacacacacacacacacaagtcaGATGATTTGTGCAAGCTCGCCTGCAATCGTTTGTGAGGATGATGGTGTTTGTATCAACGTGTATGAGCtcttgatgtgtttgtgtgcataCTCTGCTTTGTATCAACAGGGTGGTGGGTAAGTGGCTGAAGTTCGCACGTCACaccaaaggcccgggttcggttccttacatttgtgtcccccgccgtgatattgctggcggGATTATTGcttaaaaacggcgtaaaacagaAGTCATTCACCAaattgtgtatatatacatacagtgtgtgtgtgtgtgtgtgtgtgtgtgtgtgtgtgtgtgtgtgtatgttggcCTTAGCTACAAGGAACACGCTTCATGTAAGCTTGAGTCTGAATCCGAGAATCTTGTTGAATTCCTCAGATATTAGGTACTTTGAACTTTTAAACCAACGCGGGTATCCATGGATAGAATGCAGAGATTTCCTCCGGCCGAAGCCTTTGCAAAGTGATTTGTGATCAGTCCATCTTGACTGTCACCACATACTGGGCGATGACGTAGCTTACCGCGTTTAGCGTATGACGAAAACCCAGACTGCATTCCCCATGTgggtgaagccagtttctggcgTCAACAGCCGTGGCATTGC includes the following:
- the LOC137277542 gene encoding methyltransferase-like protein 27, whose translation is MILAFKMEDRERLASEADEMSYSLDDGKRLLEFLVEKGIDNETLVHRYNDKSEEYNKMQVVRRYMAPTSIADTLCALYPSNRENVLILDAAAGTGLVSAEARKRGFVQIDALDPSEGMLEEAMKSNLYQRYICDVIGDNTLDIANDTYTVLTLVSLTSEILKKLSVKCYEELVRVTKSGGYILINHYDYIFDTDIMKANLADLESRGLWKLTDRHYVEEPHNGVRRCTCIYQVA
- the LOC137277541 gene encoding uncharacterized protein, with product MASKKFLYTVVQFETREENYAMPEFFDRFSQKFPVFVIVTQGCYGFTDLETFSAEQALFCHSYVKQRRVVARDSRGRTISIPEEYPMKFKIVISRQKMGPEQTMKEILLENKLPVQVRFSAPANVAFYIGSNEQKAKDLSNLALSHVYEETFVIANGVYGRSLDMSPMVVPLYIDDLCVSTVKGVVGMEEKEWETLYSQLKASLKDVKIPPNMGNKEIVVFSDSSVVDKEDHIYSYIEPTEYITYSLMSKDNATDDEKYATPYFHKRHPPKGSLISELQRKLKTTKTEGNAQRWSVAKVARSVSTSSGDTTCKPTLPPRAKSVSVDAGVVSVSKAQRTERDSVSTPKLPPRKGKTKALPSHLKDLTIEGMSQTLRSLKLDKHVSRFQKKQVDGLIARDFTEEMLKSEFKFTEFEIVKLMTFIDTGHIPR